From a region of the Flavobacterium branchiarum genome:
- the lpxD gene encoding UDP-3-O-(3-hydroxymyristoyl)glucosamine N-acyltransferase: MKSYSIQEINEVINGVIYGDTSQNITATEQLDKATNTEISFIGNKKYEKHWQDSKASVAIVNEDISIEPGANRAFIKVKNADLAMSQILALFAPPAPVFHNDIHVRAVVDESAIIGEGVRIGAGCYIGPKVKLADNVTIYPNVTILDECIIGKNTTIWPGAVIRERCHIGNDCIIHPNATIGADGFGFRPCNEKGLVKIPQIGNVIIGNGVEIGANSCVDRGKFSSTILGDGCKIDNLVQIGHNSKLGKFCIMAGNSGLAGSVTLGNGVIIGGSASIKDHTTIGDGAIVGAGSGVTGDIPAGKTMLGYPAVEARDALKQWAILKRLVCDSKK; encoded by the coding sequence ATGAAATCCTATTCTATCCAAGAGATTAACGAAGTAATTAATGGTGTTATTTATGGTGACACGTCACAAAATATTACTGCAACAGAGCAATTAGACAAAGCCACCAATACCGAAATTTCGTTCATTGGAAATAAAAAATATGAAAAACATTGGCAAGACTCCAAAGCTAGTGTAGCTATTGTCAATGAAGATATTTCGATAGAACCTGGAGCTAATCGAGCTTTTATAAAAGTAAAGAATGCCGATTTGGCAATGTCACAAATATTAGCCCTTTTTGCACCGCCAGCACCAGTTTTTCATAACGACATTCACGTTAGAGCAGTTGTAGATGAGTCTGCAATTATTGGTGAAGGAGTTCGAATTGGAGCTGGATGTTATATTGGTCCTAAAGTTAAACTAGCCGATAATGTAACTATTTATCCAAACGTAACTATCCTTGATGAATGTATTATTGGAAAAAACACGACTATTTGGCCAGGAGCAGTAATCCGCGAGCGTTGTCATATTGGTAATGATTGTATCATTCATCCTAATGCAACTATTGGAGCTGATGGTTTTGGATTCCGTCCATGTAACGAAAAAGGATTAGTTAAAATTCCACAAATCGGAAATGTAATTATAGGAAACGGGGTAGAAATTGGAGCAAATTCATGTGTAGATCGTGGAAAATTCAGTTCAACTATTCTTGGAGATGGATGTAAAATTGACAATTTAGTACAGATAGGTCACAATAGTAAACTTGGTAAATTTTGTATCATGGCCGGAAATAGTGGTTTAGCTGGTTCTGTAACTCTAGGCAATGGAGTTATCATTGGCGGTAGCGCTTCTATTAAAGACCATACAACAATTGGCGATGGTGCAATTGTAGGTGCTGGATCTGGGGTTACTGGTGATATTCCTGCAGGTAAAACAATGTTAGGATATCCTGCTGTAGAAGCACGTGATGCTTTAAAACAATGGGCTATCTTAAAACGATTAGTTTGCGATTCTAAAAAATAA
- a CDS encoding DoxX family protein: MENVKNLNKWANAHTYLPVDLLRIALGVFLFMKGVFFITNIQYLHDLISPIDKFGGGMFLIHYIAPAHMIGGIMIVFGLLTRWAIGAQLPILLGAIMVNFMGEMHSQNLLLAIAVFMVCLFFFFYGSGKHSADYYFKMQQ, from the coding sequence ATGGAAAATGTAAAAAATTTAAATAAATGGGCAAATGCGCACACTTATTTACCAGTAGATTTATTACGTATTGCTTTGGGGGTATTTTTATTTATGAAAGGAGTTTTCTTCATTACTAATATCCAGTATTTACATGATTTAATATCTCCAATTGACAAGTTTGGTGGCGGAATGTTCCTTATACATTACATTGCACCTGCCCATATGATTGGAGGTATTATGATTGTTTTTGGATTGCTTACCCGATGGGCAATTGGCGCACAGTTACCAATCTTATTAGGTGCAATTATGGTTAATTTTATGGGCGAAATGCATTCGCAAAATTTACTATTGGCAATTGCTGTTTTTATGGTATGCCTATTTTTCTTTTTTTATGGTAGCGGAAAACATTCAGCCGATTATTATTTTAAAATGCAACAATAA
- a CDS encoding acyl-CoA carboxylase subunit beta yields the protein MDLNFNKNEDHNKLLLSELKQKFAKVKLGGGEKRIEKLHSEGKMTARERIDYLLDENSKNIEIGGFVGDGMYAEHGGCPSGGVVVKIGYVRGKQCVVVANDATVKAGAWFPITAKKNLRAQEIAMENRLPIIYLVDSAGVYLPLQDEIFPDKEHFGRIFRNNAQMSSMGITQIAAVMGSCVAGGAYLPIMSDEALIVDKTGSIFLAGSYLVKAAIGETIDNETLGGATTHCEISGVTDYKAKDDKDALDKIKNIVDKIGDYDKAGYSRIKAQKPALDPSEIYGILPKARNEQYDMMEIIKRMVDNSEFEAYKEGYGQSLITGYARIDGWAVGIIANQRKVVKTAKGEMQFGGVIYSDSADKATRFIANCNQKKIPLVFVQDVTGFMVGSKSEHGGIIKDGAKMVNAVSNSVVPKFTVIVGNSYGAGNYAMCGKAYDPRLIFAWPSAELAVMGGTQAAKVLAQIEASSLKSKGEIVDEAKEAELFAKIKARYDEQVSPYYAASRLWTDAIIDPLDTRKWISMGIEAANHAPITKPFNLGVIQV from the coding sequence ATGGATTTAAACTTCAATAAAAACGAAGATCACAATAAACTCTTACTTTCTGAACTAAAACAAAAATTTGCTAAAGTAAAATTAGGCGGTGGCGAAAAACGTATAGAAAAACTTCATTCAGAAGGTAAAATGACAGCCAGAGAGCGAATTGATTACTTGCTTGATGAAAATTCAAAAAACATAGAAATTGGTGGTTTTGTTGGAGACGGGATGTACGCTGAACATGGTGGTTGTCCATCTGGTGGTGTTGTTGTAAAAATAGGATACGTAAGAGGAAAACAATGTGTTGTTGTTGCCAATGATGCCACTGTAAAAGCAGGTGCATGGTTTCCTATTACTGCCAAAAAGAATCTACGTGCTCAAGAAATAGCAATGGAAAACAGATTACCTATAATTTATCTTGTAGATAGTGCTGGAGTTTATTTGCCTTTACAGGACGAGATTTTTCCAGATAAAGAACATTTTGGTCGCATTTTTAGAAATAATGCTCAAATGAGTAGCATGGGAATTACTCAAATAGCTGCCGTAATGGGGAGCTGTGTAGCAGGTGGTGCCTATTTACCTATTATGAGTGATGAAGCCTTAATTGTAGACAAAACAGGAAGTATTTTTCTTGCTGGAAGCTATTTAGTAAAAGCTGCAATCGGAGAAACAATTGATAACGAAACTTTGGGTGGTGCAACTACTCATTGTGAAATTTCGGGTGTTACCGACTATAAAGCTAAAGATGATAAAGATGCTTTAGATAAAATAAAAAATATTGTAGATAAAATTGGTGATTACGATAAAGCTGGATACAGTCGTATTAAAGCACAAAAACCTGCTTTAGATCCTTCAGAAATCTATGGGATTCTACCAAAAGCACGTAATGAACAATACGATATGATGGAAATCATTAAGCGTATGGTTGATAATTCAGAATTTGAAGCTTACAAGGAAGGTTATGGACAGTCTTTAATTACTGGTTATGCTAGAATTGATGGCTGGGCAGTTGGAATTATTGCCAATCAAAGAAAAGTAGTAAAAACTGCCAAAGGCGAAATGCAATTTGGAGGAGTTATTTACTCTGATAGTGCCGATAAAGCTACTCGTTTTATTGCGAACTGTAATCAGAAAAAAATACCATTAGTATTTGTACAAGATGTTACTGGTTTCATGGTAGGATCTAAATCTGAACATGGCGGAATCATAAAAGACGGAGCAAAAATGGTAAATGCTGTAAGTAATTCGGTAGTCCCAAAATTCACCGTTATCGTAGGTAATTCATACGGAGCAGGAAATTATGCCATGTGTGGTAAAGCTTATGACCCTAGACTAATCTTTGCTTGGCCTAGTGCAGAACTTGCTGTAATGGGAGGAACACAAGCAGCAAAGGTATTGGCTCAAATAGAAGCCTCTTCTTTAAAATCAAAAGGAGAAATCGTAGATGAAGCTAAAGAAGCTGAATTATTTGCTAAAATCAAAGCGCGTTATGACGAACAAGTATCGCCATATTATGCAGCTTCACGATTATGGACCGATGCTATCATTGACCCATTAGATACTCGCAAGTGGATTTCTATGGGAATAGAAGCTGCTAACCACGCTCCTATTACAAAACCATTTAATCTTGGAGTTATTCAAGTATAA